From the Octopus sinensis linkage group LG28, ASM634580v1, whole genome shotgun sequence genome, one window contains:
- the LOC115225632 gene encoding zinc finger protein 675-like, with product MRENYDVIREQPYPCDICGKSFSRSDSLTKHKRIHTGEKPYHCDICGKSFSQDSGLTQHKRIHTGEKPYSCDICGTSFSQSGGLTTHKWVHTGEKPYHCDICGKSFSNGSNLTQHKGIHTGQKRYHCDICGKSFSRYHSLAIHIRTHTVDKPYHCDICGKSFYQSGNLTNHKRVHTGEKPYHCDICGKSFYQCGNLTNHKRVHTGEKPYHCDICGKSLSSGSSLTNHIRIHTGESPYSCDICGKSFSQDSSLTQHKRIHTKEKPYSCDICGRSFSYSGSLTTHKWIHT from the exons ATGCGGGAAAATTACGATGTAATTC GGGAACaaccatatccttgtgatatctgtggtaaatcattctctcgaagcgATAGCTTAactaagcacaaacgtattcatacaggggagaaaccatatcactgtgatatctgtggtaagtcattttctCAGGACAGTggcttaactcaacacaaacgtattcatacaggagagaaaccatattcctgtgatatctgtggtacatcattctctcaaagcggtggcttaactactcacaaatgggttcatacaggagagaaaccatatcactgtgatatctgtggtaaatcattctctaatggCAGTAACTTAACTCAGCACAAAGGTATTCATACAGGGCAGAAAcggtatcactgtgatatctgtggtaaatcattctctcgttatCATAGCTTAGCTATTCACATACGTACTCATACAGTGGacaagccatatcactgtgatatctgtggtaaatcattctatcaaaGTGGTAACTTGACTAaccacaaacgtgttcatacaggagagaaaccatatcattgtgatatctgtggtaaatcattctatcaaTGTGGTAACTTAACTAaccacaaacgtgttcatacaggagagaaaccatatcattgtgatatctgtggtaaatcattatcTAGTGGCAGTAGCTTAACCAATCAcatacgtatccatacaggagagagtccatattcttgtgatatctgtggtaagtcattctctcagGACAGTAGCTTAACTCAACATAAACGTATCCATACAAaagagaaaccatattcctgtgatatctgtggaagatcATTCTCTTATAGCGgtagcttaactactcacaaatggaTTCATACATGA